GAAATCGGTGAAGATAAAGTAACAGCCAGTTTCCTTATAGGATGCattgttgtaggctatgttccaagacaaaaaaatattatttctgATAGGTTATCTTTTTTAGCTCAATCTTTCAAATATTATTTCTAATAGGTCATCTTTTTTAGCTCAATCTTTCAGATGATCTTTCATCTTTTTTGATCAATCTTTCATCTTTTTTAGCTCAATCGTTCATCTTTCATGTTATTTTATTGCTTCCAATTAGTTGGTGGACAGGGTGGGTCTTCTTTCCCAATGTGTGGATCTTTTTAGTGGGTGCGCGCAAGTAGCCTACCAGAGTAGAAGTACTACCATATTCCCAGCTAACAATTTTTGGTTATAAGAACCGAATGTTAGGGGGaagttttttttagtttttttgttaTGGGAACGTTGCTTGAAGGTTGCTTTGGATGTCCAGGAAAGTTTTTCTGACGGAAATTTTATGTTAGATTTTGGTTATGTCTTTTGGTTTACAGAATGCTCTCCCGACGTTCCTCTAACGTTTTCTTTATGGCAACCTGGGATAACCTTTAGAGATTTCCATTTGGTTGCAGTAACGTTCCACCAACcatgtgaataaaaaaaaacctctaaAAAGGAATTGAGTCTTTTTAATGAATACATAAATGAGACAGATCCTACTTTGAGGTTCACTATGGAGTATAGCTGTAAAAGCATCTATTTCCTAGATCTACTAATTACGATCAATAACAATAAATTGGAGACCTCAATTTATAGGCAGGAAACTGACAGGAACACCATCCTTCATTCATCAAGCTTCCACCCTGACCATGTAACTAATTTTACTAATGTAACTAACTGGctatcgctttggacaaaagcgtctaataccataaccataactattCCTTATGGTCAGTTTATAAGGCTTAGAAGAATCTGTAGCATTGAGGAAGACTTTAAGGTCAAAGCCAAGGAAATGTCTCAAAGATTCACAGAAAGAGGATATGTCCATACAGTGATTAATCAGGCAATTGTAAAGGCCAGCCAAAAATATAGGAATCATCAAAAATCAGAGAGTACAGTGACCTTTGTGTCCAAGTACTGCACAGCCTCTAAGCAGGTGAAAAGAATTATGAACAAACATTGGAAACTCTTTGAATGTGATCCCAGTCTGAGCCACATATTATTTTAAAAGGGGTAAAAATATTAAAGAGTCAAACCATATGGACTTATTAAAAAACAAgatttgagtgtttttgtgaGAACTGGCTTGCAATTTTGAAAAGGTCTATGATGGCATTTTAGGGATTTTGTCTATGCTGGACTATGACAATGGGAGGGAATATTGACTTATTTTACCCAATCTCAAGGTGAGGCTGCCAAATCAGAGGTACGGTATTCTagattgtgagagagagagacagacagacagaaagagagagtgagagaaggaattGCCTTACCATATTTCACATCACATACCGACCCCACAAGCACAGGTgcccttttattttttttcagtggaTAACACATCCCTTTTTGGAGGTCCTTTTTACAGGGTGGGCCATGTTCTGGAATCTCTTTTTAgatacaggcagacagacagacagacagggtgtggagatggagggcagagcagaaagctttataccaaaacaaaaaaacaacaacccaGTAGTTGTGTGAAAAGCACAGTAGTTGTGTGAAAAGCACAATGCAACCATAACGTTTGCATTTTTAGTTCCCGAGAACATTAGGAGAATGTTCCTCTGCGTGATGGTTCCTCTGCCTGGAGCTAACGTTCTCGAAACATACACAGAAGGTTATTGAAAAACTAACCACAGGAGAactataggctaacgttacttaAAGTCAGTAGAACGTCATGTGTTTGctgtgaatttttttttaaccatttATTTTCACAGCAGCAAAATCGAGTATCATGTAGCCTATTTTATGGTATTACTGTATGTACAGGTCCTGAGGAGACTAGTTGGACTATTATATAACTGTTATAACCGTCCATCAACAAAAGAGTTGAGGCAGAAATGTGGACCTTCAAAATTACGCTACCCTTACATTTTATATCCTGACATTATGCAAATAGTTAATGTTGCAGTCTGTGATTCTGTTTGTTGTCTGTTGATATATGtcaatatttatttactttaagtAGAGCCTCTAGCCTGTATTCTTTCAGGACATCCACACACAGAGCCCTGAgagcacacactcttaaaacgaatgtgttagaaacaacacaaactgtgttgtccctatctggacataaaGATGtgttaacaaaaaacaacacaagttgtgttatcttttaacacatttgttttaagagtgtacacagTATAACAAAAGCTTGTGTTAGAAAcagcacaaactgtgttgtccctatctgaacATAGAGATGTGTAACACgcattgtgttattttcaacacatttgttttaagagtgcatcTTTTTTCTTCCCGCTCCAGCtgcctaacccccccccccccccccccccgttctgTCATGGCCCTCCACAGTACTCAGAAGGCAGCAGTGCAAATGCTCTTCAACCGGATGTTTACATCCAGGTagatttcatttcattatggtgTTTCTGCAGTTGCTGCAattgttttcttctttttttttagccaTTTCTAAAATGGTGACCCATAGCCTGTGAACAGATTGGGTGAATAGGGTCTGGCCATGCTCCATTGGGGATTCTTTCCAATCCTGATGGGTGTACCTCGGGTTAATCAGATGACTTCACCACTCACTGCGTAAGCTGATAGCCTTTCCGTAACCGCAAGGAAGGAAGAAATGTCTTTGCACTTGATGAATACATTTGCTTTTTCTTCAACTCTCTTTGCTACTGAAttgctataggctactgtatctcTTCATAGCTCAGTGCTGTCATTGCTGTAACTTTAAAACAAGCACTGATTAGAGGCCACTCATAATGACCCATGCAGCGATTCATTATGCAAAGAAAGTTTCCATAACcccaaaatgacaaaaaagtgttaaaaaatgacaaaaaggaTCACTTCACATGCAATGGCTATTCTTTCTACCACCTAAAATCTGTCAGTATACCCAAATCAAAAGGTATTTTTTGAGGCCTTTATTTAAAAGCAATAAGATGTAAGAAttgcttatttattttttggcaTCAATATGCACATATGGCACATCTTTGCCCAGCATGTTGGAAAATGACACTTAAAGAGTACAGAGGTCATGCTCGTTACACCAAAGTAGTGCAGATCTTCAGAGCAgagtgataatgataatgacattgGCATTCTCCCGAAAGGCTTCAGTAACTTCCTTCAAAATAAGTTTGAAGCTGTTTTAAGGTcaatttaaaaagtgtttcttaAGGTAAAAACTAGGCATTAAGTTGCTTTAAGTGTGTAAGACTTATTTTTCTTCATGAACAAGATGTATATTATACATAATGTACaaacagcctaggctacttagtTTTCAGgtttctgtaggcctacttaacttgagtaggcctaagccatTTATTTTTGacaactttttacttttactcccctacattttacagaaaatatgtagcctataggccacTTTTTACTCCTAAGGCTACTCCTTTTTAATCCTTACACTCAAAACAGGCTTGCCTACTTTTGAGttaggtaggcctattgtcACTGATTTCACATCATTGCTTGCTTGCTAACAAAGGCCGATTTCCATCTATGGATGGGACAATACTGGCGCAAAAGGGGGGTTGATTTTGCACGTGTGGCAGCACCCAAAACATGCATGGCTTCATCATAACGGAAAGCGTCTTTATAAGTGTTTTAGCAAAATGTGTACCGACGACCAACCATCCTATTCAATTTTTTCTTCCTTGTTAACACGTAGGGGGAAATCTGATATTTTCCTAGCATATTCTGCTAGTGATGATCACCTCAATCATGTTTGTCAGCAAGTTCATCCTTGGGTGGGAAGGCAAGGCAAGCTAcccgttttctttttttatgaaaCAGTGACATTTAATCTTTGTCGGCTACAGTACCCTACGCTTACGCAAAGTTAACAACTTTGATACGTTTTACGTTAAATACTAGATTATGTAGGGTACATTTCTgaggctataggctactttacCTGAGGTCAGTGACACGTTCAACACGCTGGTTACGGGACCTGCCTGGCTCCCGTGCGCCTCCCGACCACTTGATGTCACTAATACACATAGCGTATACAGTTTTGGATAGCGGTAAAACGCACGAAGAAAGAGCAGATTCAACAACAGTGCGGCAGGTAGCACTAAGCATTGGTATGTTTGCTTTAAATATTCCATTATGTTGAAACTTATGTAGGATATATGATTAGTTGAAACGCGGAACTATATCAGTGAATGCTCAAATATTGATATCAGCGACCCGGTGTATTCAGAAAGAGACCCTGTAGCTTCAATAGCTAAGGGGGGCGTTTCAATGGATCCATTTTTGACAGACTTGCCAGCTTGCTAACTTGATCACGTTTGCCACTTGGCAGCTAGCTTGCTAATGCTGGCTTAAATCATGTAGCATCAGCTAGTTGTTCATGTCTGCATGTTGTCTTATTGAGTAAATTAGACTTCTCAAATGTCACTTCAGCATCCAGATGCTGAGCATCCTGCATTCTGCATCATCATTTGTCTGTCTCCTGTCTCGATTCTCCAGCGTCTGACCCAGAAAGCAGAAAATGCCTGACGAGCGCGCTTTGAAGAACCCCTACAAAGATTACGATGGCACCCAAACCTTGTTTGACGCTCAAGGAAACGTAAGTTTGTCGTCAATGTACCGTAACGTCATTGTTCTCCTTTAGAGGCAACAAAGTGACTGCACAATTTGCCATCATCTGATCTGTCAACATGCTTGAGACAAAGTATAAGCATCCTCAAAAACGGCAAGACAGTTAATCAACATTTCCTACTTTTGTTGTAAAAGCCCTTCATTCATATTTAGAGCATATTATGTCGTCCTGAGTCCAGATAGTTCAGGAAAGGTGAGAAACACCTAAGAGGCACATATTGTGCAGTGTATCAAATTGCATGTGCTGTTTTTCTGTCTCCAGCTAACGGCATCCTTTGCTGGCCGAATCACACATAAGATCAATGACCTTCTGACGGCCATGGAAAAGGGCCTGAAGTCGGCCGATCCCAGGGACTGCACAGGCTACACAGGATGGGCCGGTAAAGACAACATGTTTCTGCATACAATTTGGACTTTATAGACATCCATAAACAATTAGTCAAATAAATCGAACAACTACTCTGTCAATACAAAAAGAGTTTTTGCTTAAGTTAATTTGTTTTAattaattgtttgtttgttttttaatcatAAGTGTTCACTAATTTACAGAACTCAGTATACAGCTTCCTAATAAGTGCTATGCAAATACACTCCCCCTTTCTGaaactttcttctctctctctctctctctctctcctggcacacacacacacacaaactctcacacacacacacacacacacaggcattgcGCTGCTCTATCTGCACCTGCACGGCGTGTTTGGCGAGCCCTCTTACCTGCAGAGGGCGCTGGACTACGTGAGCCGCAGCTTGAGCCTGACTGGCCGCTGGATCACCTTCCTGTGTGGTGACGCCGGACCGCTGGCCATCGCTGCTGTGGTCTACCACCGCCTGCAGAGGAACCAGGAGGCCGACGAGTGCGTCAACAGGTGAGTCACATGACTGccagggttcctacgcagtatggaaaacctggaaaagtatggaatttgattttagtaatttccaggtctgaataagtatggaaaaaagaaacaagggtatggagaaatatttgtgtttccagactattgcatctaCAGTTCTAATCACTTTactcaggtcataatgaaccattcctactgttgtgtagcttaagTTGTCAGTCCACATCAATATACAATTGAATGGGGGTCCTCAGAAAAAAATCTCTCCCACAAGGAGACCCTGGTACCAAAACCAAATCGAGAACCCCTGTTCTATGCACATGCTCTACACCATTGTGCACTGGTTTGTTTGCGTATCTCTGCTATTTTCAGTAGTAgacttttttgattttgtaaaagttaccaagacatggatactgcattatctgataaactgttattgcaaacaaataatactgtttacggtgatttctgaggcctctgccattagtgcactagtctccaacatatgtaggctatgctgtatCAAATGTGAGTGCACCTTCTAACTCAGCACTTCCCCAACGAAAAGTATTCAACAATGGGCAAGTGTTTTCTGAGGGCTAACaagttaataataaacattattatacagctatttacaatgctagtagaacactccattgacaatgtctagaatatggtcagaaaaatgTACCGAGAAGTTTGAAcatttgagtatggaaaaagtatggaattttgaaatggaaaatgtgtaggaaccctggaCTGCTGTTTAGGTTGTTTTTATTGATCATCTTATCCACAAATTGTGTACAGCCGGAAAGGTATGTAAGCATTTCACTGCTTATTATACTTTTATAATTGTGTTATGTGAACTTCTTGACCTCTGTCACCTTACCACCTTGAGAGATGGTTGATGATTGATCACAGTTGATATTGTGGTCATTTGGCCATAAATTGCTGTAGGGGATTCATATATGTCTGTATGATTCGTTTCATGCAAGTCTCTAATGCTGAATTTACCCCGTCTATTTTAACACCAAGCAAATTTCCCATGTGCTTTGTCTGACTCATTTTCAACTGCCAGTGTCAACGTTTTGTGAATCAAATGCAATAGATAATGTATAGCCAGTCACTGCAAAAcaaggtcaccaggtcccctGAGGAAAAGTGTCCTTGTTTAGCCCATAGACTCAGAAAGGATTTGGTTTtcagtgtgtctctctgtgttttgtgtgtgtgtgtgtgtgtgtgtgtgtgtgtacgcccaggctgctgcagctgcacCAGAGTGTGGTGAAGGGCGTTGGGAACCTGCCTGACGAGCTGCTGTATGGCCGTGTGGGCTACCTGTACTCTCTGGTCTTCATCAACCAGCAGTTCGGCCAGGAGAAGATCCCTATGCAGTACATCCAACAGGTGAGCCCCGGACACCTGGCACACCTGAAGCAACACCTCACATCAACATTGAGATTCTACACTTGTACATGTTTACTCGGCATGCTTCTTGCACTTCTCATTGTTGTTTTGTGTATATTAGAATTGGCCCCGGGTAGCATTTTTTTTGTAACATAAAAAAATTACCAAAATCATGGATTGACACGAGATAGATATGATGGACACAACATTAAGTGACAAAAAGTAAAGTTAACCCTATTCCttcaaagttcaaaatccctgtgcacagccCTTCTTTTTTCTAGGTGCTGATGATGTGCAGTAGAACTATTGAAACCTCAAAGAAAGAGTATACATCACAGCTTTAATAACCCTATTCCTCtttgctgggtgtgtgtgtgtgtgtgtgtgtgtttttgatatATCTCTGGGTTAGATCTGTGACGCGGTTCTGGCCTCGGGCGAGAGTTTGGCGAAGCGCAACCGCACCCAGGAGCAGAGCCCTCTCATGTACGAGTGGTACCAGGAGCAGTACGTTGGCGCCGCCCATGGCCTGGCTGGCATCTACTACTTCCTCATGCAGGTACCGTCTGATTGGCTCAGCAGGTTGTCATCATGGCCGTTTCTCGATATGGACAGTACAACAAGAAAGAGAATTTAAAAAACAAGTTAACGAGAATAATCAACATGGTGAAAACAAATCCTATGAGATGTATAACCATTACACACAtatgttagcctagaaatctagacgcaccctagcggcagcaaatgtaatttgcagtcaaggtagtctagcaactctctgttggcttgcgagctggaaaattGAAACttcaatcaggccaatcacattgtgtatagagtcggtggcGGTTCcgtgtgaattccctgctacttgaaaacaatgaagatggatgctgctgctggcgaacagcggtcTTTCAAGTTAAGCTTTattttaaattggcaaaagtttgatcaactagccaactagctccgctggtgggaaaatgcatgggagtTGTAGCGTAGCGTTGTAGCATTGCcaatggtaagttcccagaccctacattttgaTGTGGGTCAggctacacatactgtatgtcatttCAACGAGGATTTCAACGTGTTGGCCCACTAGTATTTTGACCTAAACCATCCGCTTAGCTCAACTGTCACTTGTTACTAGTAACATAAGCTAAACATAATATGGAAAATGACCTACtcacttaaagcaacactacGGAGTTGATGAGCTG
The Alosa sapidissima isolate fAloSap1 chromosome 23, fAloSap1.pri, whole genome shotgun sequence genome window above contains:
- the lancl1 gene encoding glutathione S-transferase LANCL1, encoding MPDERALKNPYKDYDGTQTLFDAQGNLTASFAGRITHKINDLLTAMEKGLKSADPRDCTGYTGWAGIALLYLHLHGVFGEPSYLQRALDYVSRSLSLTGRWITFLCGDAGPLAIAAVVYHRLQRNQEADECVNRLLQLHQSVVKGVGNLPDELLYGRVGYLYSLVFINQQFGQEKIPMQYIQQICDAVLASGESLAKRNRTQEQSPLMYEWYQEQYVGAAHGLAGIYYFLMQPGFVVGQERLTTLVKPSVDFVCQLKFPSGNYPPCVGDERDLLVHWCHGSPGVMYMLLQAYKVFGVKQYLEDASQCAEVLWQRGLLKKGYGLCHGAAGNAYGFLALFKVTREAKHLYRACMFADWCMNYGKHGCRTPDTPFSLFEGMAGTIYFLADLLQPMRSKFPAFEI